In a genomic window of Pontibacter liquoris:
- a CDS encoding DUF937 domain-containing protein — MADLLASLQGFITPHLISKTSSHLEESEAGIANAFEAGLPAVLAGLENKTGKPDAWNAVYNHIRHDGGSTLLDMDNTVPGGPGSHMPAGNKFLSEIFGSNLATVQTTISHSAGIKASSATAVLEYVGPLVLGFLGKMTKAENLDAGGLASFLSEQNAGIRSALPTDLAELPGFGDLRQTEPLTTATSAPVIATPTSPPSNGRPVPPPSAKKTNWLWLVLLALAVVLLVFGLRNCGNNQEQGTTRGAETTKMDTTAPHTFATTTTCRAAAFYPIGSRNVPVTEIEAFQV, encoded by the coding sequence ATGGCAGATCTACTCGCGTCGCTACAAGGGTTTATAACCCCACATTTAATAAGCAAAACCAGCAGCCATTTAGAGGAAAGTGAAGCAGGCATTGCGAATGCCTTCGAGGCCGGTTTGCCTGCCGTTCTGGCTGGCCTTGAAAATAAAACCGGTAAGCCTGACGCGTGGAACGCTGTTTACAACCACATCCGGCACGATGGCGGCAGTACGCTCCTGGATATGGACAACACCGTGCCTGGCGGACCGGGCAGCCACATGCCTGCCGGAAACAAATTTTTATCAGAAATATTTGGCAGCAACCTCGCTACCGTCCAAACAACCATCAGCCATTCGGCAGGCATTAAAGCTTCTTCGGCTACCGCGGTGCTGGAGTATGTCGGCCCGTTGGTGCTGGGCTTTTTAGGGAAAATGACCAAAGCGGAAAACCTGGATGCAGGCGGACTGGCCAGCTTTCTTTCAGAACAAAATGCTGGCATCCGGAGTGCCTTGCCAACTGATTTGGCCGAGTTGCCGGGCTTCGGCGACTTAAGGCAAACCGAACCGCTCACCACGGCAACCTCTGCACCTGTCATAGCTACCCCAACTTCCCCGCCCTCCAACGGACGCCCTGTACCACCGCCTTCCGCAAAAAAGACAAACTGGCTCTGGCTGGTATTGTTGGCTCTTGCCGTCGTGTTGCTTGTGTTCGGACTTCGGAATTGCGGTAACAACCAGGAGCAGGGAACAACGCGCGGGGCGGAGACAACGAAAATGGATACGACAGCCCCGCATACTTTCGCAACCACCACTACCTGCAGGGCCGCTGCCTTCTATCCTATAGGGAGTAGAAATGTTCCGGTTACCGAAATTGAAGCGTTTCAAGTATAG
- a CDS encoding Ig-like domain-containing protein, with protein MSCALPAFSQSASQAAPAAPVTKARKNLANKPFVVGRPGNELRFVAAASQSMQPYVSAVRPENGATDVPIDKSISVDLEFPNGNGLDGNTVTIQTVRLYEIKGALRMQVAGTAVNATAAGDAITLSAPLALSTTYEFEITDQVKDLEGYPILPFTSRFTTTNTSSVTLAGLDGVAFTPQTLISASPDNDGFTSLAIGPDHRLYATTSGGKIERWDIQPDGTLLNQVTIAPFGDTKQLLIGFHFDPYATATNLQAWIAYSSGEFMRAPDWSSRIAKINLTDPVKPETKVYVTNLPRSYKDHSINSIDFGPDGALYVMMGSNTAMGESNKVWGNRPERLLSAAVLRLDIVKADKKPLPIDAMTRDGGGTYNPYASDAPLTLFATGIRNAYDLVWHSNGQLYVPTNGSAAGGNTPALKSGTIWSDGKPYTGPDIPALTNVRATQCDFLYSVVKGGYYGHPNALRNEYILNGGNPTDGKDPGEIVWTASGNSYGYPVGTPKEPNFRGWAYNFGPNISPNGAIEYKSNAFGGKLQGRLLVCRFSGGDDLIVLEPGPTGLEIVSAVDGIQVPGFRRPYANPLDVTEDELTGNLYISEYFDMNGKGKPQITLLKANEPARPEVPGGDSTVDMIVYPNPVTRREMFILLHKLQPKEEVNVTLLDIDGRLVTSHTELSDEQGSLKMQIALDPKLHGGLYIIKLQAASGKTEFKRVIIQ; from the coding sequence ATGAGCTGTGCCCTGCCCGCTTTCAGTCAATCGGCCAGCCAGGCAGCACCGGCTGCGCCTGTTACCAAAGCCCGGAAAAACCTTGCCAACAAGCCTTTCGTGGTTGGCAGACCAGGCAATGAACTTCGCTTTGTGGCCGCTGCTTCCCAGTCCATGCAGCCTTACGTATCAGCCGTACGCCCTGAAAACGGTGCCACCGATGTTCCGATCGACAAGTCCATTTCCGTTGACCTGGAATTTCCGAATGGCAATGGCCTGGATGGAAACACGGTAACTATTCAAACGGTAAGGCTATATGAGATAAAGGGGGCTCTGCGGATGCAGGTGGCCGGAACGGCCGTCAATGCGACTGCGGCCGGCGATGCCATTACACTTTCTGCTCCGCTGGCCCTTAGCACGACCTACGAATTTGAAATAACCGATCAGGTAAAAGACCTCGAAGGATATCCTATCCTGCCTTTTACCTCCCGCTTCACTACCACCAATACCTCCTCCGTTACGTTGGCTGGATTGGATGGGGTTGCCTTTACGCCACAAACCCTGATCTCGGCCAGCCCCGACAACGACGGGTTCACTTCCCTGGCCATCGGCCCGGACCACCGCCTGTATGCCACCACCTCCGGCGGCAAAATAGAACGGTGGGATATTCAGCCGGATGGTACGCTGCTAAACCAGGTCACGATCGCCCCTTTTGGCGATACCAAGCAGCTCCTAATCGGTTTTCATTTCGATCCTTACGCCACGGCCACGAACCTGCAGGCCTGGATTGCTTATTCTTCGGGTGAGTTCATGCGTGCTCCCGACTGGTCGAGCCGCATTGCAAAGATAAACCTTACTGACCCGGTCAAACCCGAGACCAAAGTATACGTGACCAACCTGCCGCGCTCTTACAAGGATCATAGTATAAATTCCATTGATTTCGGTCCGGATGGTGCCTTGTATGTCATGATGGGCAGCAACACAGCCATGGGGGAATCGAACAAAGTATGGGGCAACCGCCCGGAAAGACTTTTATCAGCGGCCGTGTTGCGCCTGGATATTGTAAAGGCCGATAAAAAGCCGCTGCCCATTGATGCCATGACGAGGGATGGTGGCGGCACTTATAATCCTTATGCCAGCGATGCGCCGCTAACCCTTTTTGCCACGGGCATCCGGAATGCTTACGACCTAGTATGGCACAGCAACGGCCAGTTGTATGTGCCCACAAATGGCTCTGCCGCCGGCGGCAATACGCCGGCGTTAAAGTCTGGCACCATCTGGTCGGATGGTAAACCCTATACCGGCCCCGATATTCCGGCTTTAACTAACGTGCGGGCTACACAGTGTGATTTCCTTTACAGTGTGGTGAAAGGCGGGTATTATGGCCACCCGAATGCCCTGAGAAACGAATATATTTTAAACGGCGGCAACCCCACCGACGGGAAAGATCCGGGAGAGATCGTTTGGACGGCTTCGGGCAATTCCTACGGCTACCCGGTAGGCACTCCCAAAGAACCTAACTTCCGGGGCTGGGCCTATAACTTCGGGCCCAATATCTCTCCCAACGGCGCCATCGAATATAAAAGCAATGCCTTTGGGGGCAAGTTGCAGGGGCGGCTGCTGGTGTGCCGCTTTAGTGGCGGTGACGACCTGATCGTACTCGAGCCGGGTCCTACCGGTCTGGAGATCGTAAGCGCTGTAGATGGCATCCAGGTGCCGGGGTTCAGGCGGCCTTACGCTAACCCGCTGGATGTGACGGAAGATGAACTAACGGGCAACCTCTACATCTCCGAGTACTTCGACATGAACGGCAAGGGCAAACCGCAGATCACGTTGCTAAAAGCCAATGAGCCTGCTAGGCCGGAAGTGCCCGGCGGCGACTCAACGGTGGACATGATCGTTTACCCAAACCCTGTGACCCGCCGAGAAATGTTTATACTACTGCACAAGCTCCAACCAAAAGAAGAAGTAAACGTGACATTGCTCGACATTGATGGCCGCCTGGTAACTTCTCACACTGAATTATCGGACGAGCAGGGTTCCCTGAAAATGCAGATTGCCCTAGATCCCAAACTGCACGGGGGCCTGTATATTATCAAGCTACAGGCTGCTTCCGGCAAAACCGAGTTTAAGCGCGTGATCATTCAGTAG
- a CDS encoding OmpA family protein, whose product MNKESRDFFWPSYVDLMTVLFLVMLVLFVLSFKMFQGKDRENRENIARLQVEVQEKRKLDEIKAALARLDEKYFQYNAKYKRHELLVDVLFEQSSAVIPERSRAPLLRAGQNLSQVINSIKDKDVKYLIVIDGRAASFPKGDPRNITQREYALELSYQRALALLRFWQNAGIRFPKDRIELIAAGSGFEGAGRKGDIRDRRFVIQILPKVGTLEVRK is encoded by the coding sequence ATGAACAAGGAGAGCAGGGATTTTTTCTGGCCCAGCTATGTCGACCTGATGACGGTGCTGTTCCTGGTAATGCTGGTGTTGTTTGTGCTGAGCTTTAAAATGTTTCAGGGCAAAGACCGGGAGAACCGCGAAAATATAGCCCGCCTGCAGGTTGAGGTACAGGAAAAGCGCAAGTTGGATGAGATAAAAGCGGCACTCGCCCGCCTGGATGAAAAGTATTTCCAGTACAATGCCAAGTATAAACGGCATGAGCTGCTGGTAGATGTGCTCTTTGAGCAGAGCAGCGCCGTGATACCGGAGCGTTCGCGGGCGCCGCTCCTCAGGGCCGGGCAAAATTTGAGCCAGGTCATCAATTCTATCAAAGACAAAGACGTAAAATACCTGATCGTGATAGACGGCCGTGCGGCCAGTTTTCCGAAAGGCGATCCCCGCAACATCACCCAGCGGGAGTATGCCCTGGAGCTTAGTTACCAGCGGGCGCTGGCGCTGCTCCGGTTCTGGCAGAATGCCGGCATCAGGTTCCCCAAAGACCGGATTGAGCTGATCGCAGCCGGAAGCGGCTTTGAAGGAGCAGGCCGTAAAGGCGATATCCGTGACCGCCGGTTTGTGATCCAGATCTTACCGAAGGTAGGCACGCTGGAAGTCAGAAAGTAA
- a CDS encoding alpha-N-arabinofuranosidase, with translation MKKIILSCLLTLGGYVCQAQNTATLDASTKNALKINRNIYGHFAEHLGRSIYGGFYVGEDNTKIPHTRGVRNDVVAALKKLQIPNLRWPGGCFADTYHWKNGIGPKEDRPTLVNAWWGGVTENNSFGTHDFLDMCELLGTEPYLAGNVGSGSVQELMDWVQYTNFDGVSPMSDLRRKNGRKEPWKVTFWGVGNEPWGCGGNMTADYYADLYRQNATYLGKGYLEKGIMRIASGPSSDNYTWTEVLMKKIPLHLMEGYALHHYAVINWDAKGPSTTFTEQQYFSTMKQALFMDELIRKHGAIMDKYDPEKKVALVVDEWGGWYDVEPGTNPGFLYQQNTMRDAMIAGATLNIFNNHCDRVRMANLAQTINVLQAVILTEGEKLLLTPTYHVMEMYKVHQDATLLPIQLQSASYEVGGEKLPAVSVSASRAENGLTHVTLVNIDARKGQQVSINIAGGKYKTAKGRILTSEKLQDFNTFEKPSKIEPQPFKGAKLKGDNLKVDLPPFSVVVLELT, from the coding sequence ATGAAAAAGATTATTTTAAGCTGCCTGCTCACCCTGGGCGGATACGTATGCCAGGCACAAAACACAGCAACCCTGGATGCATCTACAAAAAATGCGCTGAAAATTAACCGCAATATCTATGGCCACTTTGCCGAGCACTTAGGGCGCAGCATTTACGGCGGCTTTTATGTGGGCGAGGATAACACCAAAATTCCGCATACCCGCGGTGTTCGTAACGATGTGGTTGCGGCCCTGAAAAAACTGCAGATCCCGAATCTGCGCTGGCCGGGCGGCTGCTTTGCCGATACTTATCACTGGAAGAACGGAATAGGCCCGAAAGAGGACCGGCCGACCCTGGTGAACGCCTGGTGGGGAGGGGTAACGGAAAACAACAGCTTTGGCACTCATGATTTTCTGGATATGTGTGAGCTGCTGGGTACCGAACCCTACCTGGCTGGCAATGTAGGCAGCGGATCGGTGCAGGAACTCATGGACTGGGTGCAATACACCAATTTTGACGGGGTGAGTCCCATGTCGGATCTGCGCCGCAAAAACGGCCGAAAGGAGCCCTGGAAGGTAACTTTCTGGGGCGTAGGCAATGAGCCCTGGGGCTGCGGTGGCAACATGACGGCCGACTATTATGCGGACCTGTACAGGCAAAACGCCACCTACCTCGGCAAAGGCTATCTGGAGAAAGGCATCATGCGGATCGCTTCCGGCCCATCTTCCGACAACTATACCTGGACGGAGGTGCTGATGAAGAAAATCCCACTCCATCTAATGGAAGGCTATGCCCTGCACCATTATGCCGTGATCAACTGGGATGCCAAAGGCCCTTCCACCACTTTTACTGAGCAGCAGTATTTTTCCACGATGAAGCAGGCCCTGTTCATGGATGAACTGATCCGCAAGCATGGCGCCATCATGGATAAATATGATCCGGAGAAAAAGGTAGCCCTGGTGGTGGATGAATGGGGAGGCTGGTATGACGTGGAGCCAGGCACCAATCCTGGTTTTTTATACCAGCAGAATACAATGCGTGATGCGATGATCGCCGGCGCCACCCTCAATATCTTTAACAACCACTGCGACCGGGTACGGATGGCAAACCTGGCCCAGACCATTAATGTGCTGCAGGCGGTTATACTTACCGAAGGGGAGAAATTGTTGCTCACGCCCACCTACCATGTAATGGAAATGTATAAAGTGCATCAGGATGCTACCTTGCTGCCCATACAACTTCAGAGTGCCAGTTATGAGGTAGGCGGAGAGAAACTGCCAGCTGTTTCCGTGTCGGCCTCCCGCGCCGAAAACGGCCTGACGCATGTCACGCTGGTTAATATAGATGCCCGCAAAGGCCAGCAGGTTTCCATCAACATAGCAGGAGGCAAGTATAAAACGGCAAAAGGAAGGATTCTTACCTCTGAAAAGCTCCAGGACTTTAATACGTTTGAAAAGCCGTCCAAAATCGAGCCACAGCCCTTTAAGGGAGCTAAACTGAAAGGCGATAACCTGAAAGTAGACCTGCCGCCCTTCTCTGTGGTGGTACTGGAGTTAACTTAA
- a CDS encoding class I SAM-dependent methyltransferase has translation MVSNFNCPICDAHDWQTVKTFHYRQQDALATNSLPSFSSLRRQILFTLWFPNTPDVALTAIYCNNCGFMCYTPRPTNEDLQAKYQYLGQREEIGALHNPSQRALRLDRKREQFMYRVITRQYSGISRSVLDVGGGDGRLMRPFLANGYACSVVDFNQNPYPGITRLGATLDDLPADARFDILICSHVLEHVSDPALFLQKLRSRLAPNGVLYIEVPLEIWKEIPITKDPVTHINFFTVSSLKNALLLNGLHPLEVKYRLATYGGNYKRVAWALATATEVSPATRPLENARRTRALLRPGAYHTLLRKAENFWIRYVLNLPPKIAAKFKALRPAKSQPAST, from the coding sequence ATGGTTTCCAACTTTAATTGCCCGATCTGTGATGCCCATGATTGGCAGACAGTTAAAACCTTTCATTACCGGCAGCAGGATGCGTTAGCTACTAATTCACTGCCTTCCTTTTCAAGTCTCCGGCGCCAGATCTTATTTACACTCTGGTTTCCCAACACTCCGGATGTTGCGCTCACCGCTATTTACTGCAATAACTGCGGTTTTATGTGTTATACTCCCCGGCCTACCAACGAAGACCTGCAAGCCAAATATCAGTACCTTGGCCAACGCGAAGAGATCGGCGCCCTGCATAATCCCTCGCAACGGGCGCTCCGGCTCGACCGGAAACGGGAGCAATTCATGTACCGGGTGATCACCAGGCAGTATTCCGGAATTTCCCGGAGCGTGTTAGATGTAGGGGGTGGCGATGGCCGCCTGATGCGCCCTTTTCTGGCAAACGGGTATGCCTGCTCCGTTGTTGATTTTAACCAAAACCCTTACCCAGGCATTACACGGCTTGGCGCCACCCTGGACGATCTGCCCGCTGACGCCCGATTCGATATTCTTATCTGTAGCCATGTGCTGGAGCATGTTAGCGACCCGGCCCTGTTCCTGCAGAAACTTCGCTCCCGCCTAGCTCCGAACGGCGTTCTCTACATTGAAGTCCCCCTTGAGATATGGAAAGAGATTCCCATCACAAAGGACCCGGTAACGCATATCAACTTCTTTACTGTCTCTTCCTTAAAAAATGCCTTGCTCCTGAACGGGCTGCATCCGCTGGAAGTAAAGTATAGGCTGGCCACCTATGGCGGAAACTATAAACGGGTAGCCTGGGCCCTTGCCACCGCCACGGAAGTAAGCCCGGCAACGCGCCCTTTGGAGAATGCCCGCAGAACAAGGGCACTGTTGCGGCCAGGGGCCTACCACACGCTCCTGCGCAAGGCAGAGAACTTCTGGATCCGATACGTTCTGAATTTACCACCCAAAATTGCGGCCAAATTCAAGGCTTTACGCCCGGCAAAGTCTCAACCAGCCAGCACATAA
- a CDS encoding tRNA pseudouridine synthase A, with protein sequence MRYFLHIGYNGTNYRGWQRHPDAVNVQQVLEACLSRILKEPIAIVGCGRTDALVHASQFYFHMDVEKEWDFDLFFRLNKALPSDIAIYDIIPMQGLPHARFDATQRSYDYFIHTYKDPFLSGLSALYLEKNLDLDAMRDAVALLPQYNDYRAFCKTPAQYEHTICHVSAARLLSDHNGDKLRFQISSNRFLSRMIRIIVGKLLLVGTGSISLEEFESYLITKETPPTIIPAHPQGLYLSKVTYPYLDLPPRTDFAAILANQAAHSWQAV encoded by the coding sequence GTGAGATACTTTTTACATATTGGCTATAACGGCACCAACTACAGGGGCTGGCAGCGGCACCCGGATGCTGTAAATGTGCAGCAGGTGCTGGAGGCATGTCTCAGCCGCATATTAAAGGAGCCCATTGCCATTGTGGGCTGCGGCAGAACCGATGCCCTGGTACACGCCAGCCAGTTCTACTTCCATATGGACGTGGAAAAGGAATGGGATTTTGACCTTTTTTTCCGGCTGAACAAAGCACTGCCTTCCGATATTGCCATCTACGACATCATTCCGATGCAGGGCCTGCCCCATGCCCGTTTTGACGCCACGCAAAGAAGCTACGACTATTTCATCCATACTTACAAGGATCCTTTTCTGAGCGGGCTGAGCGCGCTATACCTTGAAAAGAACCTGGACCTGGACGCAATGCGGGATGCGGTGGCCCTGCTACCCCAATACAATGATTACAGGGCTTTCTGCAAAACACCGGCCCAGTACGAGCACACGATTTGCCACGTATCGGCTGCCCGCCTATTATCAGATCATAACGGCGATAAGCTGCGGTTTCAGATCTCCTCAAACAGGTTCCTGAGCCGCATGATCCGTATCATTGTCGGCAAGCTGCTGCTGGTTGGAACAGGTAGTATAAGCCTGGAAGAGTTTGAGAGTTACCTCATCACAAAAGAGACTCCCCCTACCATCATTCCCGCGCATCCGCAGGGTTTATACTTGTCTAAGGTGACATACCCCTACCTGGACCTGCCCCCACGAACCGATTTTGCGGCCATACTTGCCAACCAGGCGGCGCATTCCTGGCAAGCGGTTTAA
- the pgl gene encoding 6-phosphogluconolactonase yields MVNIYKDTEALLTAVADLFVDAAREAIAARGQFNVALSGGSSPKQLYEKLASPAYNWKVDWSRAYFFFGDERYVPADDPESNALMVQHALFGPLNISPENIFAVNTTLAPQQAAQEYMQRILQHFKRQEIRFDLMLLGLGNDAHTASLFPGTTVLQEQAVDVKAVLLPDQKTYRLTLTAPLINLSHQIAFLVYGAAKAEAVRHVLEGERDTSRYPAQLIRPDQGKVDWFLDETAAALLPVKYKA; encoded by the coding sequence ATGGTGAACATATATAAAGACACAGAAGCCTTACTTACTGCAGTAGCGGATCTTTTTGTGGATGCTGCGCGGGAGGCGATCGCCGCCCGCGGACAGTTTAATGTCGCCCTTTCGGGTGGCAGCTCGCCCAAACAGCTGTATGAAAAGCTTGCCTCCCCGGCTTATAACTGGAAGGTGGATTGGAGCCGCGCATACTTCTTTTTTGGCGACGAGCGCTATGTGCCGGCTGATGATCCGGAAAGCAACGCCCTGATGGTGCAGCACGCCCTTTTCGGACCGCTGAACATCTCCCCAGAAAATATCTTCGCGGTGAATACCACCCTAGCCCCGCAGCAGGCTGCGCAGGAGTATATGCAACGCATTCTGCAGCACTTTAAGCGGCAGGAGATCCGGTTTGACCTGATGCTGCTTGGGCTGGGGAATGATGCGCATACGGCGTCGCTTTTTCCGGGTACCACCGTGCTGCAGGAGCAGGCCGTAGATGTGAAAGCAGTCTTGCTGCCGGATCAGAAAACCTACCGCCTCACGCTCACAGCGCCGCTCATCAACCTCTCGCACCAGATTGCCTTTTTAGTTTACGGCGCCGCAAAAGCCGAAGCTGTGCGGCACGTGCTGGAAGGAGAGCGCGATACCAGCCGGTACCCGGCCCAGCTTATCCGGCCAGACCAGGGGAAAGTAGATTGGTTTCTGGATGAAACGGCCGCAGCTCTATTGCCTGTGAAATATAAAGCCTGA
- the zwf gene encoding glucose-6-phosphate dehydrogenase codes for MPSIKTTIKAQPTIFVIFGGTGDLNWRKLAPAIYNLYLENSLPENFAIIGTGRTKLSDEEFREKLLEGINKFSRRGKADKKDWAQFCHHVFYQISDVQKEETYTELRGRIEKLAKDWKQEPQVIYYLAVSPNFFPVIARNIASHKLSENVDNTRLVFEKPFGHDLESSKALNQLLGELFDEKQIYRIDHYLGKETVQNIMAFRFANSLFEPLWNRNHIEHVQISVTEQLGVGDRGGYYEGAGALRDMVQNHLLQLLCLIAMEAPTNFGAEEVRNRKVDVLHAMRRFSKEEVRLNAVRGQYGQGWIEGKEVPGYREEEGVDPDSNTETFAAAKFFIDNWRWQGVPFYVRTGKRMHQTASVISIQFKDVPHFIFPPETTETWQQNRLVISIQPEMSIRLQLQAKRPGLEMVLNTVDMVFDYKGTYAFEAPEAYETLLLDTMVGDQTLFMRADQVEAAWDLLMPILNAWQAKKSLNFPNYSADSWGPEVAEALIARDGFHWFSLPLSTKKYTKDGEHI; via the coding sequence ATGCCATCGATCAAAACAACCATAAAGGCGCAGCCCACCATTTTTGTCATCTTCGGAGGAACAGGTGATCTGAACTGGCGCAAGCTGGCTCCCGCCATCTACAACCTGTACCTGGAAAACAGCCTGCCCGAAAATTTTGCCATAATCGGCACGGGCCGCACCAAATTATCGGACGAGGAGTTCAGAGAAAAGCTGCTGGAAGGCATCAATAAATTTTCGCGCCGCGGCAAGGCCGATAAAAAAGATTGGGCGCAATTCTGCCACCATGTCTTCTACCAGATCTCCGATGTGCAGAAAGAAGAGACGTACACCGAGCTGAGAGGGCGCATCGAGAAACTGGCCAAAGACTGGAAGCAGGAACCGCAGGTGATCTATTACCTGGCCGTATCTCCCAACTTTTTCCCGGTTATTGCCCGCAACATTGCATCGCACAAGCTCTCCGAAAACGTGGATAATACCCGCCTGGTGTTCGAAAAACCGTTCGGCCACGACCTGGAGTCTTCCAAAGCTCTGAACCAGTTACTCGGGGAGCTTTTTGATGAGAAGCAGATCTACCGCATCGACCATTACCTGGGCAAGGAAACCGTGCAGAACATTATGGCGTTCCGCTTTGCCAACTCCCTCTTTGAGCCGCTTTGGAACCGCAACCACATTGAGCACGTGCAGATCTCGGTAACAGAACAACTGGGCGTGGGCGACCGTGGCGGTTACTACGAAGGAGCAGGCGCGCTGCGCGACATGGTGCAAAACCACCTGTTGCAGCTCCTGTGCCTGATTGCCATGGAAGCGCCTACCAACTTCGGGGCCGAAGAGGTACGCAACCGCAAGGTAGATGTGCTGCATGCCATGCGGCGCTTTTCCAAAGAGGAGGTCCGGTTAAATGCCGTGCGAGGCCAGTATGGCCAGGGATGGATCGAAGGGAAAGAAGTGCCCGGCTACCGCGAGGAGGAAGGCGTTGACCCTGATTCGAATACCGAGACCTTTGCGGCTGCCAAGTTCTTTATCGATAACTGGCGCTGGCAGGGAGTGCCGTTCTATGTGCGCACCGGCAAGCGCATGCACCAGACGGCCTCTGTTATTTCAATCCAGTTCAAGGATGTGCCCCACTTTATCTTCCCGCCGGAAACAACGGAAACCTGGCAGCAAAACAGGCTCGTTATCAGCATACAACCTGAGATGAGCATACGACTGCAGCTGCAGGCCAAGCGGCCGGGCCTGGAGATGGTACTCAATACCGTCGATATGGTCTTCGATTACAAAGGCACCTATGCGTTTGAAGCGCCGGAAGCTTACGAAACCCTGCTGCTCGATACCATGGTAGGAGACCAGACGCTGTTTATGCGGGCCGACCAGGTGGAAGCTGCCTGGGATTTGCTGATGCCGATCCTGAATGCCTGGCAAGCCAAGAAAAGCCTTAACTTCCCTAATTATTCAGCCGACTCCTGGGGCCCCGAAGTAGCAGAGGCCCTGATTGCGCGCGACGGCTTTCATTGGTTTTCGCTTCCGTTAAGCACTAAAAAATACACTAAGGATGGTGAACATATATAA
- the gndA gene encoding NADP-dependent phosphogluconate dehydrogenase, giving the protein MNPEQNSSAANVFGMIGLGTMGRSLLLNMADHGFAVAGYDKNAAQVAILEQEGQHAPVSVFSSLPEFVASLKSPRAIMMLVPAGPIVDSVIAEILPLLDKGDILIDGGNSHFTDTTRRDKELAAKGFHFFGMGISGGEEGARRGPSMMPGGDIEAYKVVKPILEAVAAKVNGEPCVTYIGPGAAGHFVKMVHNGIEYGLMQLIAETYEILRKGIRLENEAIYQVFKTWNEGRLQSFLLEITRDIFSYKESGADGYLVDRLLDVARSKGTGKWTSQVAMDLELPIPSIDAAVETRDLSKYKSLRVEAASVYGAEQPNGFTAVEQQQLLTQLEQAFYFSMVTTYAQGMHLLAKASVAFDYQLQLDQIAKIWRGGCIIRAAFLENIYNAYQQNPTLQHLLLDPQVAQLVQQAVPGMRTVVATAAMSGVAIPAYAASLSYFDNFRNATMPSNLIQAQRDYFGAHTYELIGKEGVFVHTNWVPDAID; this is encoded by the coding sequence TGCCGCTCAGGTGGCCATTCTGGAGCAGGAAGGGCAGCACGCCCCAGTAAGTGTTTTTTCTTCGCTGCCCGAATTTGTCGCCAGCCTCAAAAGTCCGCGAGCCATTATGATGCTGGTACCGGCCGGGCCCATTGTCGATAGCGTGATCGCGGAGATCCTGCCCTTGCTGGACAAAGGCGATATCCTGATAGATGGCGGAAACTCGCATTTTACCGATACCACCCGCCGCGACAAGGAACTGGCCGCCAAAGGCTTTCATTTCTTCGGGATGGGCATCTCGGGCGGTGAGGAAGGCGCCCGCCGGGGGCCAAGTATGATGCCGGGGGGCGACATTGAAGCCTATAAAGTTGTAAAACCGATTTTGGAAGCGGTGGCCGCCAAAGTGAACGGGGAGCCTTGCGTTACTTACATCGGGCCCGGTGCTGCCGGCCACTTTGTAAAGATGGTGCACAACGGCATCGAGTATGGCCTGATGCAGCTGATCGCGGAAACCTATGAGATCTTACGCAAAGGGATTCGGCTGGAAAATGAAGCGATCTACCAGGTATTTAAAACCTGGAACGAGGGCAGGCTACAGTCTTTCCTGCTCGAAATTACGCGCGATATCTTTTCCTACAAAGAATCCGGAGCCGATGGATATCTGGTAGACAGGCTGCTGGATGTAGCACGGTCCAAGGGCACTGGCAAATGGACCTCACAGGTAGCCATGGACCTGGAGTTGCCGATACCTTCTATTGATGCCGCAGTGGAAACGCGGGACCTGTCCAAGTATAAATCGCTGCGCGTGGAAGCCGCTTCGGTGTATGGGGCCGAACAACCCAACGGGTTTACCGCAGTAGAGCAACAACAACTGTTAACCCAGCTGGAGCAGGCGTTCTATTTCAGTATGGTAACCACTTATGCGCAGGGCATGCATTTACTGGCCAAAGCATCTGTGGCATTCGACTACCAGCTGCAGCTGGATCAGATAGCTAAAATATGGCGCGGCGGCTGCATTATACGGGCTGCGTTTCTGGAGAATATCTACAATGCTTACCAGCAAAACCCCACCCTGCAGCACCTGCTGCTCGACCCGCAGGTAGCACAACTGGTGCAGCAGGCGGTGCCGGGCATGCGCACTGTGGTAGCTACCGCTGCTATGTCGGGCGTGGCCATACCAGCGTATGCGGCCAGCCTGAGCTATTTTGATAACTTCCGGAATGCCACCATGCCGTCGAACCTGATTCAGGCACAACGGGATTATTTTGGTGCCCATACTTATGAACTGATCGGAAAAGAAGGGGTGTTCGTGCATACCAACTGGGTTCCGGATGCCATCGATTAA